Proteins from a genomic interval of Euleptes europaea isolate rEulEur1 chromosome 16, rEulEur1.hap1, whole genome shotgun sequence:
- the LOC130488361 gene encoding ER lumen protein-retaining receptor 2-like encodes MNIFRLTGDLSHLAAIIILLLKIWKTRSCAGISGKSQLLFALVFTTSYLDLFTAFISFYNTSMKLIYIACSYATVYLIYMKFKATYDGNHDTFRVEFLVVPVGGLSFLVNHDFSPLEILWTFSIYLESVAILPQLFMISKTGEEETHYLFFLGLYRALYLINWIWCYYFEGFFDLIAVVAGVVQTILYYDFFYLYVTKVLKEKKLSLPA; translated from the coding sequence ATGAACATCTTCCGCCTAACCGGGGACCTGTCCCACTTGGCGGCCATCATCATCCTGCTCCTCAAGATCTGGAAGACCCGCTCGTGCGCCGGTATATCTGGGAAAAGCCAGCTTCTCTTTGCACTGGTCTTCACTACTAGTTACCTGGATCTCTTCactgcattcatttcattttataaCACTTCTATGAAGCTTATCTACATTGCTTGTTCTTATGCCACAGTCTACCTGATCTACATGAAATTTAAGGCCACCTATGATGGGAACCATGATACGTTCAGAGTGGAGTTTCTCGTGGTTCCAGTTGGCGGGTTGTCGTTCCTCGTCAATCACGACTTCTCCCCTCTAGAGATCTTGTGGACCTTCTCCATCTACCTGGAGTCAGTTGCTATACTTCCTCAACTTTTCATGATTAGCAAAACTGGGGAAGAGGAGACCCACTACCTTTTCTTCCTGGGCCTGTACCGTGCCTTGTATCTTATCAACTGGATTTGGTGCTACTACTTTGAGGGGTTCTTCGACCTCATAGCCGTTGTGGCTGGCGTGGTCCAGACCATTCTGTACTATGACTTCTTCTATTTGTATGTTACAAAAGTACTCAAAGAAAAGAAGCTCAGtttgccagcgtaa